The Chrysemys picta bellii isolate R12L10 chromosome 12, ASM1138683v2, whole genome shotgun sequence genome has a segment encoding these proteins:
- the LOC122172242 gene encoding uncharacterized protein LOC122172242 isoform X1 — MMLSNSVVMNGHTGPSTTAANEPNLPPEKWKNKRIVRRNETLRSNLVKSGLQFIDRFVELLKETEDAPKDTQKKYLQKMLHAIFFFGRIHNTPIEPREFLPEPYQDAFRRLYPAPFEQCTTHLPTKTPYSILLDYVTEVKRFTTPEELMSFLQSFNAQLWNQSPEEGPHALNATEFTFTASVIACCFYDDPQGGTDLHRFYGASLSCKGHHERCIMIKLSSVKTWHKAVAYAVEHKGDGPAITFPEGVWSQAFQFSVKEQKYQEKSPCEKCQQLFRNVNFRPPPIAPPNGGTWQYGNCAEVESLSKLLLGTSVVEEGVRSTSTPPLNYEAIERDFTGKMEAKVKAKLIQKLGSRQFKAKPLQFFSLQ, encoded by the exons AATGAGCCCAACCTTCCTCCGGAGAAGTGGAAAAATAAAAG AATAGTCCGGCGAAACGAGACATTAAGAAGCAATTTAGTGAAGAGCGGGCTTCAGTTCATTGACAGATTTGTGGAGTTGCTGAAGGAAACGGAGGATGCACCCAAGGACACCCAAAAGAAATACCTGCAGAAG ATGCTGCACGCGATATTCTTCTTCGGCCGAATACATAACACTCCCATAGAGCCCAGAGAGTTTTTACCTGAGCCTTATCAAGATGCATTCAGACGTCTCTACCCAGCCCCATTTGAGCAGTGTACAACGCACCTTCCCACCAAAACACCTTACTCCATCCTTCTTGATTAC GTGACAGAAGTGAAACGTTTCACTACCCCCGAGGAGCTAATGAGCTTTCTGCAGAGCTTTAATGCGCAACTGTGGAATCAATCACCGGAGGAGGGACCTCATGCGCTGAATGCCACTGAGTTCACCTTTACAGCCTCAGTTATCGCTTGCTGCTTCTACGATGATCCCCAGGGTGGCACTGACCTCCACCGCTTCTATGGCGCTTCCCTCTCATGTAAGGGGCACCATGAAAGATGCATCATGATTAAGTTGTCCTCTGTAAAAACATGGCATAAGGCTGTTGCCTATGCAGTGGAACATAAGGGTGATGGTCCGGCCATCACTTTCCCTGAGGGGGTGTGGAGCCAGGCCTTTCAGTTTAGTGTTAAAGAACAAAAGTATCAGGAGAAGTCACCCTGTGAGAAGTGTCAGCAATTGTTTAGGAACGTGAACTTTCGGCCCCCTCCCATTGCCCCCCCAAACGGGGGCACGTGGCAGTATGGGAACTGCGCTGAGGTGGAGTCCTTGAGCAAACTCCTGCTGGGGACCAGCGTGGTGGAGGAGGGAGTTCGGTCAACAAGCACACCCCCTCTAAACTATGAAGCCATAGAGAGGGACTTCACAGGTAAAATGGAGGCAAAAGTTAAAGCAAAGCTTATTCAGAAGCTGGGGTCAAGACAGTTCAAGGCCAAGCCATTACAGTTTTTCAGTCTCCAGTGA